Proteins encoded within one genomic window of Rhododendron vialii isolate Sample 1 chromosome 1a, ASM3025357v1:
- the LOC131298385 gene encoding protein SRC2 homolog isoform X1: MEYRPLEVTIISAKGLKDIGHLSKMDVYVISTISGDPWTHKTPVDKDGGSHPSWDFTMKFTVDETAIQANSLNLVFQLRHERTLLADKDIGEVHVPVKELLGNAAGDDKPAVLAEYPVRNPSGKDEGTLKFSFKFGPVYRTGAGTSSIHPPPVNVPDPNTPPAFPAGNPPGLPFQLPAGYPPPAMGQYGYPGYPPPPPLGTGYPPMEPGYGYPPVQQQQHPPRRNHYAQSAGLVGALIGAMVIGENLGN, translated from the exons ATGGAGTACAGACCATTGGAGGTAACCATAATCTCAGCCAAAGGTCTCAAAGATATTGGCCACTTATCCAAAATGGATGTCTACGTGATCTCCACGATCTCCGGCGATCCGTGGACCCATAAAACACCAGTTGACAAGGATGGTGGGTCCCATCCATCTTGGGACTTCACCATGAAATTCACCGTTGATGAAACGGCGATTCAGGCGAACTCTCTGAACCTTGTCTTTCAGCTTCGGCATGAGCGAACTCTCCTTGCAGACAAAGATATCGGGGAAGTCCACGTGCCCGTCAAAGAGCTCCTTGGCAATGCTGCCGGAGACGACAAGCCTGCCGTCCTTGCTGAGTATCCGGTGAGGAATCCCTCCGGCAAGGACGAAGGTACACTGAAGTTCTCATTCAAATTTGGACCCGTATATAGAACTGGCGCAG GAACTAGCTCGATTCATCCTCCACCAGTGAATGTACCGGATCCGAACACTCCACCAGCCTTCCCAGCAGGGAACCCTCCTGGATTGCCATTCCAGCTACCAGCAGGGTACCCTCCTCCAGCAATGGGACAATATGGGTATCCTGGGTacccgccaccgccaccactagGCACCGGATATCCACCTATGGAACCAGGATATGGGTATCCCCCAGTGCAACAGCAGCAACACCCACCAAGGAGAAACCATTATGCGCAGAGTGCAGGGTTGGTAGGTGCACTCATTGGTGCGATGGTGATAGGAGAGAATTTGGGTAACTGA
- the LOC131298385 gene encoding protein SRC2-like isoform X2 encodes MEYRPLEVTIISAKGLKDIGHLSKMDVYVISTISGDPWTHKTPVDKDGGSHPSWDFTMKFTVDETAIQANSLNLVFQLRHERTLLADKDIGEVHVPVKELLGNAAGDDKPAVLAEYPVRNPSGKDEGTSSIHPPPVNVPDPNTPPAFPAGNPPGLPFQLPAGYPPPAMGQYGYPGYPPPPPLGTGYPPMEPGYGYPPVQQQQHPPRRNHYAQSAGLVGALIGAMVIGENLGN; translated from the exons ATGGAGTACAGACCATTGGAGGTAACCATAATCTCAGCCAAAGGTCTCAAAGATATTGGCCACTTATCCAAAATGGATGTCTACGTGATCTCCACGATCTCCGGCGATCCGTGGACCCATAAAACACCAGTTGACAAGGATGGTGGGTCCCATCCATCTTGGGACTTCACCATGAAATTCACCGTTGATGAAACGGCGATTCAGGCGAACTCTCTGAACCTTGTCTTTCAGCTTCGGCATGAGCGAACTCTCCTTGCAGACAAAGATATCGGGGAAGTCCACGTGCCCGTCAAAGAGCTCCTTGGCAATGCTGCCGGAGACGACAAGCCTGCCGTCCTTGCTGAGTATCCGGTGAGGAATCCCTCCGGCAAGGACGAAG GAACTAGCTCGATTCATCCTCCACCAGTGAATGTACCGGATCCGAACACTCCACCAGCCTTCCCAGCAGGGAACCCTCCTGGATTGCCATTCCAGCTACCAGCAGGGTACCCTCCTCCAGCAATGGGACAATATGGGTATCCTGGGTacccgccaccgccaccactagGCACCGGATATCCACCTATGGAACCAGGATATGGGTATCCCCCAGTGCAACAGCAGCAACACCCACCAAGGAGAAACCATTATGCGCAGAGTGCAGGGTTGGTAGGTGCACTCATTGGTGCGATGGTGATAGGAGAGAATTTGGGTAACTGA
- the LOC131298378 gene encoding heavy metal-associated isoprenylated plant protein 36-like, translating into MATKPADDASEPLKYQTWNLKVSIHCEGCKKKVKKILQNIEGVYTTVIDSQQQKVTVTGNVNADTLIKKLVKTGKHAELWPENFEKKKKKSGKKKNNQKQENPESNGKVSDDDDEQKDLEVETENPADNSDDQSLGEEEKGGEIEAPATGGGSGGKKKKKKKKKSKNGNENGGDALASGTGYPMLSEGLDPLFGSMNLGPPSEQMYPYPPAYYPLPSYGLSYNMAYPSTSTLHYDPPANAYMQSQVDYPPPLHPIHAFANGNDGADDYDDDETGCSIM; encoded by the exons ATGGCAACAAAACCCGCTGATGATGCGTCAGAACCACTGAAATACCAG ACATGGAACTTGAAAGTCTCCATCCACTGCGAAGGCTGCAAGaagaaagtaaagaaaatcCTTCAGAACATAGAGG GTGTTTATACCACTGTGATTGATTCTCAGCAACAAAAGGTTACTGTGACTGGAAACGTGAACGCAGACACATTGATCAAGAAGCTGGTGAAAACCGGGAAACATGCAGAGCTTTGGCCggaaaactttgaaaaaaagaagaaaaagtccggcaaaaaaaagaataaccagaaacaagaaaacccggaaagtaatgggaaagtaagtgatgatgatgatgaacaGAAGGATTTAGAAGTGGAAACTGAAAACCCTGCTGACAATAGCGATGACCAGTCTCTGGGGGAGGAAGAAAAAGGTGGAGAAATTGAGGCTCCGGCCACTGGTGGTGGCAGCGGaggtaaaaagaagaagaagaaaaagaagaagagcaagaacGGAAATGAGAACGGCGGTGATGCACTAGCCAGCGGCACTGGATACCCTATGCTATCTGAGGGCTTGGACCCGCTTTTCGGGTCCATGAATCTTGGCCCTCCATCTGAGCAGATGTATCCATATCCACCTGCCTATTATCCGCTTCCATCCTATGGGTTGAGCTACAATATGGCGTATCCTAGTACTAGCACTTTGCACTATGACCCGCCAGCAAATGCTTACATGCAGTCACAGGTAGATTACCCACCACCTCTACATCCAATCCATGCATTCGCCAATGGTAATGATGGTGCTGATGattatgatgatgatgagactGGATGCTCTATCATGTAA
- the LOC131298354 gene encoding bifunctional protein FolD 2, translating to MESQSDQKKEATIIDGKAIAQTIRSEIASEVRHLSDKYGKVPGLAVVIVGTRKDSQSYVSMKRKACAEVGIKSFDVDLPEQVPEAELIGKVHELNADPDVHGILVQLPLPKHINEERVLSEITIEKDVDGFHPLNIGKLAMKGREPLFLPCTPKGCLELLSRSGISIKGKKAVVVGRSNIVGLPVSLLLLKADATVTVVHSHTHDPESIIREADIIIAAAGQAMMIKGNWIKPGAAVIDVGTNAVDDPSKKAGYRLVGDVDYKEACKVAGWITPVPGGVGPMTVAMLLKNTLEGAKRVIKQ from the exons ATGGAATCGCAGTCCGATCAGAAAAAGGAGGCCACCATAATCGACGGCAAAGCAATCGCTCAGACAATCCGATCTGAAATCGCTTCCGAAGTTCGCCATCTTTCCGACAAATACGGCAag GTCCCAGGACTGGCTGTAGTCATTGTAGGCACaaggaaagactctcaaagctATGTGAGCATGAAGAGGAAAGCTTGCGCTGAAGTAGGGATTAAGTCGTTTGATGTGGACCTTCCGGAACAAGTACCAGAAGCTGAATTGATTGGCAAGGTCCACGAGTTGAATGCAGATCCTGATGTACATG GTATATTAGTTCAACTTCCTTTGCCGAAACacataaatgaagagagagtTTTAAGTGAAATCACCATTGAGAAGGATGTAGATGGCTTTCATCCTCTGAACATTGGCAAGCTCGCCATGAAAGGCAGAGAACCTCTGTTCCTTCCTTGCACCCCCAAG GGATGTCTTGAGCTTCTATCACGGAGTGGTATTAGCATAAAGGGAAAGAAGGCAGTTGTGGTGGGTAGAAGTAACATAGTTGGACTGCCCGTTTCACTATTACTTTTGAAGGCAGATGCCACGGTTACTGTTGTCCACTCACATACTCATGATCCAGAGAGCATCATCCGTGAAGCAGACATTATTATCGCTGCAGCAGGACAAGCAATGATG ATTAAAGGCAACTGGATCAAACCTGGTGCTGCAGTTATTGACGTGGGAACAAATGCTGTAGATGATCCAAGTAAAAAGGCAGGATATAGACTTGTGGGAGATGTGGATTACAAGGAAGCATGTAAGGTTGCAGGATGGATAACTCCGGTTCCTGGTGGTGTTGGCCCGATGACTGTAGCTATGCTACTCAAGAATACATTGGAGGGTGCCAAGCGAGTAATTAAGCAGTGA
- the LOC131322660 gene encoding small ribosomal subunit protein eS21y encodes MQNDEGQNMDLYIPRKCSATNRLIIAKDHASVQINVGHLDANGIYTGQFTTLALCGYIRAQGDADSALDRIWQKKKAELRQ; translated from the exons ATGCAGAATGATGAGGGGCAAAACATGGACCTTTACATCCCCAGGAAATG TTCTGCCACAAATAGGCTAATCATAGCGAAGGACCACGCGTCTGTGCAGATTAATGTTGGACATTTGGATGCGAATGGTATCTACACTGGCCAATTTACCACTCTAGCGCTCTGTGGTTACATCCGGGCTCAG GGAGATGCCGACAGTGCACTTGATCGTATCTGGCAGAAGAAGAAAGCTGAACTTCGTCAGTAG